Below is a window of Phenylobacterium koreense DNA.
GTTCAGCATGGCCGATACGCGCCCCAGTGCGAACGTCTTGCTCACCAAGTATCTCGTGGGATTGCTGCTCCTGGTCATCGGTTTGGCGCTCACCCTGGTGGGCGTTTTCAACGGCGCTCACAACCTTACGCTTGTCGGACTGGCGATCGCCGCCGTGGGCATGCTGCTGATCGTCCTGAAGATCATCGCGCGCAACCGACCGCTGCATTAGGCGGGGAGCGCTTGGCCGGGCTACGTCCAGGCCCGGCAGGAACAGGGGGATGCCCCATGCTTTCCTGTACGCCGGCCGACGAGCCGAACGCTTGCCCTTCGTGCCGGTGTTGCAGCCCAGGCCTGCAACTGGCCTCGGCGCAGATCACACAGGCCCTGTCGCGACGCGGGATGCTAGCAGGCGCCGGAGCCGTGTCTGCGGCCTTCGCCGTGGGACGGCCAGGGTCGGGGCTGGCGGCTCCGGCCTCCACGCCTCCGGTGGTGCTGACGAACTTCCAACTGTTCGACGGCAAGGGCGCGGCGCTGCGCGGCGGGGTGCGGCTGCTGATCCAGGATGGCCGGTTGAAGCTGGGCGGCGGAGAGACCTCGGCGCCCGGCGGGGCGAAGACGATCGACTGCGGCGGCCGGGTGCTGATGCCGGGTCTGATCGACGCCCACTGGCACACCATGTTCGCGGCCATGTCGGTCGAGACGCTGCTGCAGGCCAGCATCGAAGACATCCTGGCTTCCGCCAAGGGCGAGGCCGAGCAGACCCTGATGCGGGGCTTCACCACGATCCGCGACCTCGGAGGCCCCTCCTTCGTCCTGAAGCACGCGATCGACGCCGGGGCGGCGAAAGGCCCGCGCATCTATCCCAGCGGCCCGATGATCACCACGAGCGGCGGCCACGGCGACCTGCGGCCACTGTCGGATATTCCGAGATCGCCCGGCGGCCCGGTGAGCCAGGCGGAAAAGACCGGCGGGATCGCCATCGCCGACAGCGCCGACGAAATCCGGCTGCGGGTGCGCGAGCAGTTCATGCAGGGCGCCTCGCAGATCAAGCTGGTAGGCGGGGGCGGCGTCTCCTCCCCCCGCACCACCCTGGACATGCTGACCTTCAGCGAGGCCGAACTTCGCGCCGCCATCGAGGCGACCAAGGACCGCAACACCTATGCAACGGTCCACGCCTATCCGTCGCCGGTGATCCGGCGGGCCATGGCGGCCGGCGCCCAGTGCATCGAGCACGGCCACCTGATGGACGAGGCGACCGCCAGACTGATGGCCGACAACGGAATCTGGCTCAGCACGCAGCCGTTCGTCAGCGAGGAAGACTCCCTGCCGCTGACCGGCCAGAGCCATACCAACCTGTTGCAGGTGATCGGCGGCACAAACCGGCTCTATGAGCTGGCCAAGGCCCACAGGATCAAGACCGCGTTCGGGACCGACATCCTGTTCTCCGCCGAGATGACCCGCCGCCAGGGCCTGATGCTGACCCACCTGACCCGCTGGTACGAGCCGGCCGACATCCTGCGCATGGCGACCTCAGTGAACGGGGAGCTGATGGCGCTGTCGGGGCCTCGAAATCCCTACCCTGGAAAGCTGGGAACGATCGAGGATGGGGCGTGGGCCGACCTGCTGGTGGTGAACGGAAGCCCCTTGCAGGACATCTCGTTGCTCGCCCGGCCCGAGCAGAGCCTGGCCCTGATCATGAAGGACGGGGTGATCTACAAGAACACGCTCTCCTGAAAGCCCGCGGCTAGCCGCCTTGGTTGGCGTAACCGGAGTCCGCGGGTAAGCATCGTCCTTTGCGGTGATCGGGGGCGGACGGCATGGCTTTGGGAAAGGCGACGGGCAGGACGAGCCCGGCCGTCGTGGTGGCGATCTGTTTCGCCGTGGCGGCGCTGGAGGGCTACGACATCCAGGCCTTTGGGGTGGCCGCGCCAAAGATCGTGGCCGAACTCTCGCTGAACGCCGGGCAGATGGGCTGGGCTGCGAGCGTCGCCATGCTGGGGTTGGTGATCGGGGCATTCATCGGCGGCTGGCTGGCCGACCGGATCGGCCGCAAGCCGGTGCTGCTGGTCTCCACGACCATGTTCGGGGTCTTCTCGGCGATCACGGCGCTGAGCCCGAGTTACGACGCCCTGGTGCTGGCGCGGCTGGCGACGGGCCTGGGCTTTGGCGGGGCCATGCCCAACCTGATCGCCATCGCCACCGAGATCAGCCCGCCAAGGCGGCGGGCCGCGGCGGTGACCACCATGTTCTGCGGCATGCCGGCCGGCGGATCGGCGGTGGCGCTGATCGCCGGCATGGCCGGCGAGGCGTTGGACTGGCGGGCGATCTTCTATCTCGGCGGCCTGCTGCCGCTGTTGCTCGTGCCGGTGATCTTCTTCGTACTGCCGGAAACCCGGCCCCAGCATGATCCGGCGGCGGATCGACGGGTCGGATTTGCGCTGTTCGGCGAGGGCCGCGGTCCGGCGAGCCTGATGCTCTGGCTGGTGGTGATGCTGACCCTGGCGGTGCTCTACCTGATGCTGAACTGGCTGCCGACACTGGTGGTCGAGAAGGGCCTGAGCGCGGCCGATGGGGCGATGGCCTCACTTTCCTTCAACCTGACCAGCATCGTCGGCGCCCTCTTCGTCGGCTTCCTGGTCGATCGAGTGGGATTCCGCTGGCCGCTGACGGCGACCTACCTGCTGCTGGCGGCGGGAATGCTGGCCCTGGCGGCGGCGCAAGGGCGCGGACCGATCCTGGCGCTGGCCGGAGTGACCGGGTTCATGGTGCTGGGCGCGCAGTATGCGCTCTATGCCCTGGCGCCCGTGCTCTATCCGCCGCAGGTGCGGGCGTTCGGGGCGGGTTCGGCGGTGGCGGTGGGGAGATTCGGCTCCATCGCGGGGCCTCTGGTCGCCGGTCAGTTCCGGCAGGCGGGGTTGGGCCCGGGCGAGGTGTTCGCCTCCATGACTCCGGCGGTGTTCGTCGCAGCCGCGGCAGTGCTGGGCCTGAGCTTCCTGGCCAGGCCGCACGAGGAAGACTGAGACCCTCAGGCCGCCAGGAAGCCGGTTCGGGTCAAGGTGATGCGCTGGGCGTCGAGGTCGCGCACGCAGTCCTTGGCGCGCAGGGAGGCGAGCGCTCGGCGCACGCCCTCCTCATCGAAGCCACGGAGGATCGCCGCCTCCTCCACCGCGGCCCAGGAGATCGCCTCCCCCGGCCAGAGGTCGAAGCCGCGCATGGCCGCGAGCACGCCGCGTTCGGCGTCGGCGAGGATCAGGCCGGTCGGCTCGGCGGCGGGCATCACGGGAGCGGCGGGGCTCTGCAGCATCGCCTCGGCCTGCGAAGGCGCCGGGGCGGGTGGGAGGTCCAGCATGCCACGTGCGATCTCGGCCTCGCCCATGACGACCCGGTTCGCGCCGTGGGCGGTGAGGTGCTCGGCCTCGGCGTCGGAGTGGGCGCGGGCGACGATCTCCAGGGCCGGATTGGCCTTGCGCGCCTTGTCGACCACGATGCCGCCCTCGAAGCCGTCGGCCACGGCCACGAACAGCCGCGCGGCCCGGGCGACGCCGGCGGCCTCGAGCACGGCGCTGTCCGCGGCCGAGCCGATGACGACCTCATAGCCGCGCTCGGCTGCCTGTTCGCCGAACTCCCGCTCCATCTCGACGAGGACGAAGGGCGAGCCCTTGGCCTGCATGCCGGCGGCGAGCGCTCGCCCCACCCGGCCGTAGCCGACGAGGATGGTGTGGCCCGAGAGCGTCGTGGCGACGAGGTCGTTGGCGGGCTCGGGCGTGGGCACGGCGGCCGGCTCCGGCGCAGGAACGCCCCAGGATCGGGTCGCGAGGGCGAAGACCAGGGGATTGAGCATGATCGAGATGATCGCCACGGCCAGGATCAGGTCGCGCCCTTCGCGGGGCAGTATCTCCAGCTCGACCCCGAGGCCGGCGAGGATGAAGGAGAACTCGCCGATCTGGGCGAGGCTCGCGGCGACGGTCAGCGCGGTGACGTTCGAGCGCCGGAAGAGCTTGAGGATCGCATAGGCGGCCAGCGACTTGCCGAAGATGACGATGGCCAGCACCGCCAGGACGGTGAGCGGATGGGCCAGCACCACGAACGGGTTGAACAGCATCCCCACCGAGACGAAGAACAGCACGGCGAAGGCGTCGCGCAGGGGCAAGGTCTCCTCGGCCGCGCGATGGCTGAGTTCGGAATCGGCCAGGATCATGCCGGCGAAGAAGGCGCCCAGCGCGAAGGAGACCCCGAACAGGGTGGCCGCGCCGAAGGCCACGCCCAGGGCGATGGCGAAGACCGCCAGGCGGAAGAGCTCACGCGAGCCGGTGTGGGCCACATAGTGCAGCATCCAGGGGACGGCGCGGCGGGCGATCAGCAGCATGAAGGCGACAAATGCGCCGACCTTCAGGAAGGTGATGCCAAGGGGCGCCCCCCAGGCGACCAGCGGATTAACCGCGCCAGCGCCTGCTTTCGCGGCCTCGGCCAGGGGCGGCAGGAGCACGAGCGCCAGGACCATGGCCAGGTCCTCGACGATCAGCCAGCCGATGGCGATCTTGCCGCGCTCGGTCTGGACGATGCGCTTTTCCTGCAACGCCCGGAGCAGGACCACCGTGGAGGCGACCGACAGGGCCAGGCCGAAGACCAGGCCCGAGATCAGCGGCCAGCCGAGCAGCAAGGCCAGGCCGATGCCCAGGAGCGTCGCCGCCGCCATCTGGGCGAGGGCCCCGGGCACGGCGATGCGCCGGACGGCCAGCAGGTCCTTCAGCGAGAAATGCAGCCCCACCCCGAACATCAGCAGAATGACGCCGATCTCGGCCAGTTCGTTGGCCATCCGCTGATCGGCGACGTAGCCGGGCGTGAACGGGCCGACCAGCACGCCGGCCAGCAGGTATCCCACCAGGGGCGAGAGCCGCAGGCGCTGGGCGAGCGCGCCGAAGAAGAAGGCGACCACAAGGCCGGCGACGATGGTGGCGATCAGCGGCGTGTGATGGGGCATGGGCCTCCGCGGTCTGGAACTGGGGTGGTCGAGCCAGCTCCGAACATGCGGCGGCGAAGCTTCATATCAACTGAAAATGACGGCTTAGCCCGGACACAACCGCGTCATCCGACCTCCGGCGGGAGCCTTCGCCGGGCGAAGGCGAGGACGATCCAGGCGGCGATGGCCCAGCTTGTCCCCAGGCACCAGCCGCCGAGCACGTCGGTCGGCCAATGGACGCCGAGATAGATGCGGCTGAGCCCCACGGCGACGACCATCGCCACCGCCAGCCCGTAGATCAGCGCCTTGGTCCGCCGCCGGGTCTCGACGCTGGCGAAAACCGTGGCCAGCACGAGGAACACCACCGCGGCCATGGCGGCGTGCCCCGACGGGAAGCTGTGGGTGTAGACGTAGCTGCCATGGGTCACGAGCTCGGGGCGCGGCCTCTCGTAGAAAGCCTTCAGGAACGAGTTCGAAAACTGCGCCAGGAGGACCGTCCCGGCGAAGACCAGGGCCTCCAGCCGCCGGCGCTTGAAGATCAACAGCAGGGTCGCAGCGACGGTCACGATGGTCAGGACGGTGAAGCCGCCCAGGGCGGTGATATCGCGCACCGCCTCCTCGAACCCGCGCGGGCCGATGGGGTCGGAGGGATCGCCCGGCGCGCGCATAGCCAGGAGCAGGCGGCGGTCCAGGGCTTGGGTCTCACCTTCGGAAACCTCGTCGGCGATGCTGAGGAAGAGCCAGGGAACCCCGGCCAACGCCAGCAGGGCGACGAGGGTCCTGGTTTCCAGCCGTTCGCGGATCGCCTTGAGGCGCCTGATCATCGAACTCTCTTGCGATGCGGATTCACGCAACGTTGGTCGTTTCCATGACTCGCTGAGGCTCATACAGTTGTTTCATGAGCACCGTCGAAAACAAACGTCCGCCCGAGGGTGGGCGGATGAGGGTTCCTGGGACCCGCGCCGTCCGGCCGCGCAACGCCGCCACACTGATCATCGTCCGCCGCGACCGCGCCAAGCCGCAGGTGCTGATGGGCAAGCGCAACAGCGGGCATGACTTCATGCCGAACCTCTGGGTGTTTCCGGGCGGGCGGATCGACCGCAGCGACTTCCGCGCGCCGTTCGCCACCGACCTGAAGCCGGACGTGGCGGCCCGGTTCGAAAGCCACATCCCGATGAATCGCGGGCGGGCCCTGGCCCTGACCGCCGTGCGCGAGACTTTCGAGGAGGCCGGGCTGCTGCTGGCCAAGCCGGCGCCCTCGCGTCCGGCGGTCGGGCCCTGGCGGGAGTTCCTGGAACAAGGGGTCGCCCCGGACCTGGAGGCTCTGGAGATCGTGGCCCGGGCGGTGACCCCGCCGATGCTGGCCAAGCGCTTCGACACCTGGTTCCTGATGGCCGACGCCGAGCGCCTGACCAGCCTGGAACGCCAGCCGGACTGCGGCGAGCTGGAAGAGGTGGCCTGGGTCGACTTCGACGAGGCCATCGCCCTGCCCCTTCCCGCCGTCACCCGGATGGTGATCGGCGAGGCGGTGGCGCGGCTGGACGCTCCCGACCGCCCCCGCCCGTTCATCCGCTTCGGCGTGGGCAAGACGAAGACGACCCACCTCTAGAGCTCAATCGTTCCGCAGCAGCGCCATCGTTCCCTGGCCGCCGTCGGCGCAGATCGAGACCACCGCCCAGGTCCCCGCGGGCATTGCGGCCAGTTCCTTGATCGCCTGCGAGAGGATCCGGGCGCCGGTGGCGCCGAACGGATGGCCCAGGGCGGTTGAGCCGCCGTTGGGGTTCATCCGCTCGACCGGGAATCGGCCGAGGTTCGCGGTGACGCCGGCCTTCTCGCGAAGGAAGCCGTCGTCCTGCAACGCCTTGATGTGGGTGGCCACCTGGGCGGTGAAGGCCTCGTGGATCTCCCAGAGGCCGATGTCCTCATAGGTCAGGCCATGGCGGGCCAGCAGGCGCGGAATGCCATAGGCCGGCGCCATCAGCAGATACTCGCTGCGCAGGTCGATGGCGTTGATCTCGTAGTCGACGAGGCGGGCTCGCGGCAGTTCGGCCGGCAGCCGGCCCAGGCCCGCCTCCGTGGCGACCCACAGGCCGGCGGCGCCGTCGGTGAGCGGGCTGGAATTGCCTGCGGTCAGCGTTCCCTTGCCGCTCGTGCGGTCGAAGGACGGCTGGAGCTTGGCGAGCTTCTCCAGGCTGGTGTCGCCGCGCACGGTGGTGTCGCGGCCGATATCGGGCATCCGCAAGACCAGATCGTCGAAGAACCCGGCCTTCCAGGCGGCGTCGGCGCGCATATGGCTGGCCAGCGCCAGTTCGTCCTGCTCGGCGCGGCTGATCGACCAGCCCTTGGCCATCTCCTCGGTGTGCTCGCCCATGCTCTTGCCGGTCACGCGGTTGGCGACGCGGGGAATGTGCAGGCGGATGTCGGAGGGCTTGGTGGCGGCGATCGCCGCCAACTGCGCTTTCAAGCCCTTGGCGGCCATGACCGCACGCAGGTCATCCGAAAGCGCGGGGGTCAGGCCGACCTGCACCCGGCTCATGCTCTCGGCGCCGCCGACCAGGGCGAGACTGCGGCCGCGATCATCCAGCATGCCCGCCGCCTGGAAGGCCGCCGCCATGCTGGTGGAACAGGCCATGACCGTCGAAAAGGCCGGGATCGAAGCATCCGCGCCGGCGTCCAGCAGCACCTCGCGGGCGATGTTGCTCCACATCAGGGTCGGAACCACGGCGCCCCATATGGCGAGGTCAGGCCTGACGCCGTCCGCCAGCATCGCCCTCACCACGGGCACGGACAGCTCGAGCGCGTCGTAGCGGGCGAGCGCCCCGTTCACCCGCGCGAAGGGCGTCCGCTTGCCAGCCACGAGCCAGATGTCCCGAGGCGCCTGTTTCGCCGCCGTGTCGTTCATCGTCGTCCCTCATTTCCCTGGTTGAGGTTGGGACATGGTGATCGGCGGGGGATAAGTCACGACACCTAAAAATGCGAACCACTCTCAACTAACTTGCGCCCAACCACAACGCTTGCTAGTGCGAATTGATATCAGCGTTGGCAGGGGACGAAGAGTTGGCGGTTACCGAGCTCGCCGGGGGCAAGCCTGCGGTCGATGAGGCCAAGGCCCAGGCCAAGCGCAAGGCCCAGCGCCGCGCCGGCTTCCTGCGCCTGATGCTCAAGTGGCACTGGATCAGCGCGGCCGTCTGCCTGATCGGGATGCTGCTGTTCGCGGTGACCGGGATCACCCTGAACCATGCGGGCGCCATCGAGGCGAGCCCGAAGACCGTCGAACGCCGGGGCCAAATGCCTGAGCCGTTGATCGCCGCCGCCAAGACGGCCCAGACCTCGCAACGCGCGCTGCCCGAGCCGATCCGCGCCTGGCTGGCCAAGGAGATGGACGTCCGCGCGCCCAAGGGCGCGCCGATCGAGTGGAGCGACGATGAGGCCTATGTCGCCCTGCCCCGGCCCGGCGGTGACGGCTGGGTGACCTTCGATGCGGCGACCGGCGAGGTGGCGCACGAGAACACCAATCGCGGGGCGCTGGCCTATCTCAACGACCTGCACAAGGGCCGCAATACCGGCCTGGCCTGGAGCCTGTTCATCGACATCTTCGCCGTGGGTTGCGTGGTGTTCTGCGTGACGGGCCTCATCCTGCTGCAACTGCACGCGCATGGCCGGAAGATCACCTGGCCGCTGGTCGGGCTGGGCCTGGCCGTTCCGCTGATCCTCGCCCTCATCTTCATCCACTGACCGGAGTGCGCATGCGCCGTCTGCCGATCTATACAGCCGCCGCCTCGGGCCTGATGGCCGGCCCGGCCCTGGCCGCCGACCTGCAGGTCGGGCTGGAAATCCCGCGCCTGACGGTGGCCGAGTATCATCGCCCCTATGTGGCGATCTGGGTCGAGACCCCGGACAAGACCGCCGTGAAGACCCTGGCGGTCTGGTACGACGTCAAGCTGAAGAACCAGGAAGGCCAGAAGTGGCTGAAGGACATGCGCCAGTGGTGGCGCAAGGCGGGCCGCGCCATGACCCTGCCCGCAGACGGGGTCAGCGCCGCAACCCGTGCGCCGGGCAAGCATCAGGTGGTGTTCAAGGGCGGCGCAGCGCCGCTGGGGAACCTGCCGGCCGGACAATACAACCTGGTGGTCGAGGCGGCCCGTGAAGTCGGCGGCGTCGAAGTGCTGCGCGCGCCATTCCAGTGGCCACCGAAAGCAGCCGCGACCTCTTCGGCCAAGGGCGCAAGCGAACTGGGCGCCCTGACCGTGACCGTGAAGCCCTAAGACAGTGAGGACCTCGATGATCTCCGCCCGCCGCGGCGCCCTGGCCGCCCTCTCCATCGCCGCCGCCCTGGCGGTTCCCGCCGCGGCTAGCGCGCACCGCCAATGGATGCTGCCGTCGGCGACGGTGCTCTCCGGTTCCGATCCCTGGATCACAGTCGACGCAGCGGTCTCCAACGACCTCTTCTATTTCGACCACGTGCCGATGCGGCTGGACGGCATTGCGGTGATCGCGCCGGACGGGTCCAAGGCCGAGATCAAGAATGGCGCGACCGGCAAGTACCGCAGCACCTTCGACGTCCAACTCGACAAGCCTGGCACCTACAAGATCGTCAACGCCGGCGAAGGGCTGATGGCGTCCTACAAGCAGGGCGGCGAGACCAAGCGCTGGCGCGGCTCGGCCGAGGGGCTGGCGACGGCGATCCCGAAGGACGCCACCGAGGTGCGCATCATCGAGAACCAGCGCCGGGCCGAAGTCTTCGCGACGCGTGGGGCGCCGACCATGGAGGCCCTGAAGCTCACCGGCAAGGGCCTGGAGCTCGAGCCGGTCACGCACCCGAACGATCTAGTCGCGAGCGAAGAAGCCACCTTCCGGCTGATGCTGGACGGCAAGCCGGCCTCCGGCGTCGAGGTGGACATCATCGAGGGCGACGGCCGCTACCGCGCCTCCAGCGCCGAACTGAAGGTGAAGACGGGCGCCGACGGCGCCTTCACCGTGAAGTGGCCGGAAGCGGGCATGTACTGGCTCGAGGCTTCGGCTCGCGGCGGCCCGGGCTCGCTGCCGAACAGCGAGCGCAACGCTTCCTACGTGGCGACCCTGGAAGTTCTGCCCGATTGACGGTGCGGGTCGCCGTACCGCTCGGGCTTTCGCCGCGGGCGATCCAGCCGCGAGGCGGGACGGCCGTCGAGTTCGGCGGACCGACCATGGGCGTTTCCTGGTCGGTCAGGGCGCTGGCCCCGGCCGAGCTCGACGCGTCCGGCGCGCAGTCGCAGATCCAGGGCTTGCTCGACCGTATCGTCCGGCAGATGAGCACCTGGGAGCCGGAGGCGGACATCAGCCGCTTCAACCGCCTGCCCGCGGGCGGGTGGATGGAGGCGCCCGCCGCCTTCCGGCATGTGCTGGAGCGTGGGCTGTATTGGGCTCAGGAGAGCGGCGGAGCGTTCGACCCGACCGCGGGGGCGCTTGTCGATCTCTGGGGATTTGGCGCGGCCGGGGCCGTGGACGCGCCGCCCAATGATGCGCAGATCAAGGCGGCGCTGGCCGCAAGCGGTTGGGACCGGCTGGCGGTCGATGGCGCGCGGGTCCACCAGCCTGGGGGGCTGCAGCTCGATTTCTCCGGAATCGCCAAGGGTTTCGGCGTGGACGAAGTGTCGCGCGCGCTCAGCCTCATGGGCCTGACCGATCATCTGGTGGAGATCGGCGGCGAGTTGCGCGGCGCCGGCGTGAAGACTGACGGCTCGCCCTGGTGGGTGGAGATCGCGCCGCCGCCAGGCGCCGCCCTGCCCGGCGGCCGAATTCTGGTGGCGCTGCATGGCCTGTCCGTCGCCACATCCGGCGACTACCGGCGCCGATTCGAGCATGCGGGCCGAATCTATTCCCACAGCATCGACCCGCGGACCGGACGGCCGGTGGTGAACGGGCTGCGCTCGGTCAGCGTGATCGCGCCCGATTGCATCGACGCCGACGCCCTGTGCACCGCCCTGACCGTGCTGGGCGCGCAGGAGGGCCTGGATTTCGCGACCCGAAACGACGTCGCCGCGCACTTTCTTGTGGAGCGGGCGGGCCGACTGGAAGAGTTTTCGTCGCCTGCCCTCACGGCAATGCTAGGCTGATGAGGCAGCCGCACAGGAATTTCCCCCAGTCGCATTGACTTTGGGTTCGAGATTCGTATTGTCCGCGGCTCTTTCGAACATCTGCCGGCCTCGCCGGCCCCGCGAGGACCGACCATGGCGAAGCCCGCCTCCATCAAGATCCGCCTGAACTCGTCTGCGGACACCGGCTACTTCTACGTCACGAAGAAGAACGCTCGCACCAAGACCGAAAAGCTGGTCATGATGAAGTACGACCCCGTCGTGCGGAAGCATGTCGAGTTCAAGGAAGGCAAGATCAAATAAGCCTCCCACAGATCTCCAGTCTGTGAAAACGCCCGGCCGCAAGGTCGGGCGTTTTGCGTTTCGGGGTCCCTGCAAAGGCGAGTGTCATCCCTGGTTTGCGAAGCAAGACCGGGAGTCCGATCTGGACGGGGTCTGCGCAGCAGGGCGGTGAGCCCCGCCCTCCTAAGCCAGGGCGCGAA
It encodes the following:
- a CDS encoding FAD:protein FMN transferase, producing the protein MRVAVPLGLSPRAIQPRGGTAVEFGGPTMGVSWSVRALAPAELDASGAQSQIQGLLDRIVRQMSTWEPEADISRFNRLPAGGWMEAPAAFRHVLERGLYWAQESGGAFDPTAGALVDLWGFGAAGAVDAPPNDAQIKAALAASGWDRLAVDGARVHQPGGLQLDFSGIAKGFGVDEVSRALSLMGLTDHLVEIGGELRGAGVKTDGSPWWVEIAPPPGAALPGGRILVALHGLSVATSGDYRRRFEHAGRIYSHSIDPRTGRPVVNGLRSVSVIAPDCIDADALCTALTVLGAQEGLDFATRNDVAAHFLVERAGRLEEFSSPALTAMLG
- a CDS encoding acetyl-CoA C-acyltransferase — protein: MNDTAAKQAPRDIWLVAGKRTPFARVNGALARYDALELSVPVVRAMLADGVRPDLAIWGAVVPTLMWSNIAREVLLDAGADASIPAFSTVMACSTSMAAAFQAAGMLDDRGRSLALVGGAESMSRVQVGLTPALSDDLRAVMAAKGLKAQLAAIAATKPSDIRLHIPRVANRVTGKSMGEHTEEMAKGWSISRAEQDELALASHMRADAAWKAGFFDDLVLRMPDIGRDTTVRGDTSLEKLAKLQPSFDRTSGKGTLTAGNSSPLTDGAAGLWVATEAGLGRLPAELPRARLVDYEINAIDLRSEYLLMAPAYGIPRLLARHGLTYEDIGLWEIHEAFTAQVATHIKALQDDGFLREKAGVTANLGRFPVERMNPNGGSTALGHPFGATGARILSQAIKELAAMPAGTWAVVSICADGGQGTMALLRND
- a CDS encoding MFS transporter, whose translation is MALGKATGRTSPAVVVAICFAVAALEGYDIQAFGVAAPKIVAELSLNAGQMGWAASVAMLGLVIGAFIGGWLADRIGRKPVLLVSTTMFGVFSAITALSPSYDALVLARLATGLGFGGAMPNLIAIATEISPPRRRAAAVTTMFCGMPAGGSAVALIAGMAGEALDWRAIFYLGGLLPLLLVPVIFFVLPETRPQHDPAADRRVGFALFGEGRGPASLMLWLVVMLTLAVLYLMLNWLPTLVVEKGLSAADGAMASLSFNLTSIVGALFVGFLVDRVGFRWPLTATYLLLAAGMLALAAAQGRGPILALAGVTGFMVLGAQYALYALAPVLYPPQVRAFGAGSAVAVGRFGSIAGPLVAGQFRQAGLGPGEVFASMTPAVFVAAAAVLGLSFLARPHEED
- a CDS encoding NUDIX hydrolase produces the protein MRVPGTRAVRPRNAATLIIVRRDRAKPQVLMGKRNSGHDFMPNLWVFPGGRIDRSDFRAPFATDLKPDVAARFESHIPMNRGRALALTAVRETFEEAGLLLAKPAPSRPAVGPWREFLEQGVAPDLEALEIVARAVTPPMLAKRFDTWFLMADAERLTSLERQPDCGELEEVAWVDFDEAIALPLPAVTRMVIGEAVARLDAPDRPRPFIRFGVGKTKTTHL
- the ybaL gene encoding YbaL family putative K(+) efflux transporter, with product MPHHTPLIATIVAGLVVAFFFGALAQRLRLSPLVGYLLAGVLVGPFTPGYVADQRMANELAEIGVILLMFGVGLHFSLKDLLAVRRIAVPGALAQMAAATLLGIGLALLLGWPLISGLVFGLALSVASTVVLLRALQEKRIVQTERGKIAIGWLIVEDLAMVLALVLLPPLAEAAKAGAGAVNPLVAWGAPLGITFLKVGAFVAFMLLIARRAVPWMLHYVAHTGSRELFRLAVFAIALGVAFGAATLFGVSFALGAFFAGMILADSELSHRAAEETLPLRDAFAVLFFVSVGMLFNPFVVLAHPLTVLAVLAIVIFGKSLAAYAILKLFRRSNVTALTVAASLAQIGEFSFILAGLGVELEILPREGRDLILAVAIISIMLNPLVFALATRSWGVPAPEPAAVPTPEPANDLVATTLSGHTILVGYGRVGRALAAGMQAKGSPFVLVEMEREFGEQAAERGYEVVIGSAADSAVLEAAGVARAARLFVAVADGFEGGIVVDKARKANPALEIVARAHSDAEAEHLTAHGANRVVMGEAEIARGMLDLPPAPAPSQAEAMLQSPAAPVMPAAEPTGLILADAERGVLAAMRGFDLWPGEAISWAAVEEAAILRGFDEEGVRRALASLRAKDCVRDLDAQRITLTRTGFLAA
- a CDS encoding metal-dependent hydrolase family protein, giving the protein MSAAFAVGRPGSGLAAPASTPPVVLTNFQLFDGKGAALRGGVRLLIQDGRLKLGGGETSAPGGAKTIDCGGRVLMPGLIDAHWHTMFAAMSVETLLQASIEDILASAKGEAEQTLMRGFTTIRDLGGPSFVLKHAIDAGAAKGPRIYPSGPMITTSGGHGDLRPLSDIPRSPGGPVSQAEKTGGIAIADSADEIRLRVREQFMQGASQIKLVGGGGVSSPRTTLDMLTFSEAELRAAIEATKDRNTYATVHAYPSPVIRRAMAAGAQCIEHGHLMDEATARLMADNGIWLSTQPFVSEEDSLPLTGQSHTNLLQVIGGTNRLYELAKAHRIKTAFGTDILFSAEMTRRQGLMLTHLTRWYEPADILRMATSVNGELMALSGPRNPYPGKLGTIEDGAWADLLVVNGSPLQDISLLARPEQSLALIMKDGVIYKNTLS
- a CDS encoding DUF2271 domain-containing protein; translated protein: MRRLPIYTAAASGLMAGPALAADLQVGLEIPRLTVAEYHRPYVAIWVETPDKTAVKTLAVWYDVKLKNQEGQKWLKDMRQWWRKAGRAMTLPADGVSAATRAPGKHQVVFKGGAAPLGNLPAGQYNLVVEAAREVGGVEVLRAPFQWPPKAAATSSAKGASELGALTVTVKP
- a CDS encoding PepSY-associated TM helix domain-containing protein gives rise to the protein MAVTELAGGKPAVDEAKAQAKRKAQRRAGFLRLMLKWHWISAAVCLIGMLLFAVTGITLNHAGAIEASPKTVERRGQMPEPLIAAAKTAQTSQRALPEPIRAWLAKEMDVRAPKGAPIEWSDDEAYVALPRPGGDGWVTFDAATGEVAHENTNRGALAYLNDLHKGRNTGLAWSLFIDIFAVGCVVFCVTGLILLQLHAHGRKITWPLVGLGLAVPLILALIFIH
- a CDS encoding phosphatase PAP2 family protein, whose product is MIRRLKAIRERLETRTLVALLALAGVPWLFLSIADEVSEGETQALDRRLLLAMRAPGDPSDPIGPRGFEEAVRDITALGGFTVLTIVTVAATLLLIFKRRRLEALVFAGTVLLAQFSNSFLKAFYERPRPELVTHGSYVYTHSFPSGHAAMAAVVFLVLATVFASVETRRRTKALIYGLAVAMVVAVGLSRIYLGVHWPTDVLGGWCLGTSWAIAAWIVLAFARRRLPPEVG
- the rpmG gene encoding 50S ribosomal protein L33 produces the protein MAKPASIKIRLNSSADTGYFYVTKKNARTKTEKLVMMKYDPVVRKHVEFKEGKIK
- a CDS encoding DUF4198 domain-containing protein — its product is MISARRGALAALSIAAALAVPAAASAHRQWMLPSATVLSGSDPWITVDAAVSNDLFYFDHVPMRLDGIAVIAPDGSKAEIKNGATGKYRSTFDVQLDKPGTYKIVNAGEGLMASYKQGGETKRWRGSAEGLATAIPKDATEVRIIENQRRAEVFATRGAPTMEALKLTGKGLELEPVTHPNDLVASEEATFRLMLDGKPASGVEVDIIEGDGRYRASSAELKVKTGADGAFTVKWPEAGMYWLEASARGGPGSLPNSERNASYVATLEVLPD